A region of Solanum dulcamara chromosome 7, daSolDulc1.2, whole genome shotgun sequence DNA encodes the following proteins:
- the LOC129895436 gene encoding bidirectional sugar transporter SWEET10-like, with product MMIHLAFVFGLLGNIVSFMVYLAPVPTFYKIYKKKSTEGFQSVPYVVGLFSAMLWIYYAFLKPDTTLLITINSVGCFIQTFYICFFLFYATKKAKMDTMKLLLSMNVVGLGLIILLTQFFSKGSNRAQIVGWICLIFSFCVFVAPLGVLRQVIRTKSVEYMPFQLSFFLTLSAVMWFFYGLLRKDYNIAIPNVLGFTLGLIQMALYLIYKNAKKVTKEVKLENTEIVVDQELKLPEEILKEQIIDVVKLSAMVCSEIIPMVTAELKNEINLPQLSVIINEDKIIKPKAIKEAS from the exons ATGATGATTCACTTGGCTTTTGTATTTGGCCTCCTAg gCAACATTGTCTCCTTCATGGTCTACCTTGCACCAGT GCCAACGTTTTATAAAATTTACAAGAAGAAATCAACAGAAGGATTCCAATCAGTTCCTTACGTGGTTGGATTATTCAGTGCCATGCTTTGGATTTACTATGCCTTTCTCAAACCTGATACAACTCTTCTCATAACAATTAACTCTGTTGGCTGTTTCATTCAAACTTTCTACATCTGCTTTTTCCTCTTTTATGCCACCAAAAAAGCCAAG ATGGACACGATGAAGCTACTTCTTTCGATGAACGTCGTTGGGCTAGGCCTAATCATTTTGTTAACTCAATTTTTCTCAAAAGGCTCCAACCGTGCTCAAATTGTCGGATGGATTTGCCTTATTTTTTCATTCTGCGTCTTCGTTGCACCTTTGGGTGTTCTC CGACAAGTTATAAGGACCAAAAGTGTGGAGTACATGCCATTTCAACTATCATTTTTTCTGACATTAAGTGCCGTTATGTGGTTCTTCTATGGTCTACTACGTAAAGATTACAATATCGCA atACCAAACGTGCTGGGATTTACCCTTGGATTGATTCAAATGGCTCTTTATTTGATTTACAAGAACGCGAAAAAGGTGACCAAAGAAGTAAAATTAGAAAATACAGAAATTGTTGTTGATCAAGAGCTTAAGCTTCCTGAAGAAATACTGAAAGAGCAGATTATTGATGTTGTGAAGTTGAGTGCAATGGTGTGTTCAGAAATAATTCCAATGGTTACTGCTGAGCTAAAGAATGAAATTAACCTGCCTCAACTCAGTGTGATTATTAATGAAGACAAGATAATTAAGCCAAAGGCAATCAAAGAAGCCTCCTAA